A portion of the Streptomyces sp. NBC_01335 genome contains these proteins:
- the cobT gene encoding nicotinate-nucleotide--dimethylbenzimidazole phosphoribosyltransferase: MTDTGQVPGEGQPENAGMVEQPGVLAPDAYTYLDPSEQAPDEEEMLLMPAAQGGGWGDPQIVPPPAADAYQQFPAQSAYPAQEPPSQGPASHDSGAFDLGGVRIPAPTPAPAHTSAATPSRRPLHRGPSVDGPSYGGQSGLVRSLADRGPAGSPQPQAPVRTAAPAPVAPDYQAPAGSPVPAEAPAHTEFPVPAEAPVHTEAFAAQEPVLPGPQLGEIPLQGAAPWGAPETVAAAEEQPAAAVTPADEPAPAETAPVEAVPVEAVITEAATAEPAPVDAAPAEYVPAEALQQPAPEYVPAPEAAPGFEPVAAAQDHAPEHAPAEAPAGFAAEDPAETVVPEAAAEPAAHAPVFVPEAASEAYVPEADAAPAAEFTGAQLPEQVRAPVEVPAPVAQAPAEDPVAEPITAEPSAAGILVTEEPAAGMPAEEAAAEAPAAEPAPLAEPVALDAAPAALPEAGTGAGNAPEFAVPQAAGAPWAVEPPAAGQGAGPQYTEPEHQSVRQEQPHPAEAPVFEAPVFEAVAAEPLGSAAPAEAVAAQPAAEEPEAEYAAPEEPATDPAPGYDEAEREAVLRVMRERRDIRNGFRSDPIPHEVLLRVLEAAHTAPSVGHSQPWDFVVIRSAETRRSMHELAQRQRDAYAKSLPKGRAKQFREMKIEAILDTPVNIVVTADPTRGGRHTLGRHTQPQMAPYSSALAVENLWLAARAEGLGVGWVSFFDEREMVRALGLPEHLEVVAYLCVGYVDEFPEEPELMQAGWSKRRPLSWVVHEETYGRRALPGEEPHDLLQETIANIRPLDAKALGEAWERQKRMTTPAGALGMLEIISAQLAGLSRTCPPPIPEPAAVAIFAGDHGVHAQGVTSWPQEVTGQMVANFLAGGAVCNAFASQVGAEVCVVDVGVATELPATPGLLPRKVRPGTADFTTGPAMSREDVLAAIEVGIETARDLVAAGNKGLLIGEMGIANTTASAALICVYTGADPSEVTGRGTGINDEMHARKVDVVRRALELHQPDPSDPIGVLAAVGGLEHAAMAGYLLGGASLRTPVILDGVSAGAAALVARAIAPEALAACIAGHRSAEPGHVAALNKLGLRPLIDLDLRLGEGTGALLALPIVQSAARAMHEVATFDSAGVTEK, translated from the coding sequence ATGACTGACACCGGCCAGGTCCCGGGCGAGGGACAGCCGGAGAACGCAGGCATGGTGGAGCAGCCGGGCGTCCTCGCCCCGGATGCCTACACCTACCTCGACCCCTCCGAGCAGGCACCCGACGAAGAAGAGATGCTGCTGATGCCCGCCGCCCAGGGCGGCGGGTGGGGCGACCCGCAGATCGTCCCGCCGCCCGCCGCGGACGCCTACCAGCAGTTCCCCGCGCAGAGCGCCTACCCGGCCCAGGAGCCGCCGTCGCAGGGTCCCGCGAGCCACGACTCCGGGGCCTTCGACCTCGGCGGCGTACGCATCCCGGCCCCGACGCCCGCCCCCGCGCACACGTCGGCCGCCACCCCGTCCCGGCGCCCGCTGCACCGCGGGCCCTCGGTCGACGGCCCGTCCTACGGCGGGCAGAGCGGCCTCGTGCGCTCGCTGGCCGACCGGGGCCCGGCCGGGTCCCCGCAGCCCCAGGCACCGGTCCGTACCGCGGCTCCGGCTCCCGTCGCGCCCGACTACCAGGCGCCCGCCGGGTCGCCCGTGCCCGCCGAGGCGCCCGCACACACCGAGTTCCCCGTGCCCGCCGAGGCACCCGTACACACCGAGGCCTTCGCCGCTCAGGAGCCCGTGCTCCCCGGCCCGCAGCTGGGCGAGATCCCGCTCCAGGGCGCCGCCCCGTGGGGCGCCCCCGAGACGGTGGCCGCCGCCGAGGAGCAGCCCGCCGCGGCCGTGACCCCGGCCGACGAGCCCGCGCCTGCCGAGACAGCGCCCGTCGAGGCCGTGCCGGTCGAGGCCGTGATCACCGAGGCCGCGACGGCCGAGCCCGCGCCCGTGGACGCCGCCCCGGCGGAGTACGTACCGGCCGAGGCGCTCCAGCAGCCCGCACCGGAATACGTGCCCGCGCCCGAGGCGGCGCCGGGCTTCGAGCCGGTCGCCGCCGCCCAGGACCACGCGCCGGAGCACGCCCCCGCCGAAGCGCCGGCCGGGTTCGCGGCGGAAGACCCGGCAGAAACGGTCGTCCCCGAGGCGGCCGCCGAGCCCGCCGCCCACGCACCGGTCTTCGTGCCGGAGGCCGCATCGGAGGCGTACGTCCCCGAGGCGGATGCCGCTCCCGCCGCCGAGTTCACCGGCGCCCAGCTCCCCGAGCAGGTCCGGGCCCCCGTGGAGGTCCCCGCCCCCGTGGCGCAGGCCCCGGCGGAGGACCCGGTCGCCGAGCCGATCACCGCCGAGCCCTCGGCCGCCGGAATCCTCGTGACCGAGGAACCGGCCGCCGGGATGCCGGCCGAAGAGGCGGCCGCCGAAGCGCCCGCCGCCGAACCGGCCCCGCTCGCCGAGCCCGTCGCCCTCGACGCCGCCCCGGCCGCGTTGCCGGAGGCCGGCACGGGAGCCGGCAACGCCCCCGAGTTCGCCGTGCCGCAGGCCGCCGGAGCGCCCTGGGCCGTCGAGCCCCCCGCCGCCGGACAGGGCGCCGGGCCGCAGTACACGGAACCGGAACACCAGAGCGTGCGACAGGAACAGCCCCACCCCGCCGAGGCCCCGGTCTTCGAGGCTCCGGTCTTCGAGGCCGTCGCGGCCGAACCGCTCGGCTCCGCCGCCCCCGCCGAGGCCGTCGCGGCACAGCCCGCCGCCGAGGAGCCGGAGGCCGAGTACGCCGCCCCCGAGGAGCCGGCGACCGACCCGGCCCCCGGCTACGACGAGGCGGAGCGCGAGGCCGTACTGCGCGTCATGCGCGAACGCCGCGACATCCGCAACGGCTTCCGCAGCGACCCGATCCCGCACGAGGTGCTGCTCCGCGTGCTGGAGGCCGCGCACACCGCGCCCAGCGTCGGCCACTCGCAGCCCTGGGACTTCGTCGTCATCCGCTCCGCGGAGACCCGGCGTTCCATGCACGAGCTCGCCCAGCGGCAGCGCGACGCCTACGCCAAGTCGCTCCCCAAGGGCCGCGCGAAGCAGTTCCGGGAGATGAAGATCGAGGCCATCCTCGACACCCCCGTGAACATCGTCGTCACCGCCGACCCCACCCGCGGCGGACGGCACACCCTCGGCCGCCACACCCAGCCGCAGATGGCGCCCTACTCCTCCGCGCTCGCCGTGGAGAACCTGTGGCTCGCCGCCCGCGCCGAGGGCCTCGGCGTCGGCTGGGTCAGCTTCTTCGACGAGCGCGAGATGGTGCGCGCCCTCGGCCTGCCCGAGCACCTCGAAGTCGTCGCCTACCTCTGCGTCGGGTACGTCGACGAGTTCCCCGAGGAGCCCGAGCTGATGCAGGCGGGCTGGTCCAAGCGCCGCCCGCTGTCCTGGGTGGTCCACGAGGAGACGTACGGCCGCCGGGCGCTGCCCGGCGAGGAGCCGCACGACCTGCTCCAGGAGACCATCGCCAACATCCGCCCGCTGGACGCCAAGGCGCTCGGCGAGGCGTGGGAACGCCAGAAGCGGATGACCACGCCCGCCGGGGCGCTCGGCATGCTGGAGATCATCTCCGCACAGCTCGCCGGACTCTCCCGGACGTGCCCGCCGCCGATCCCGGAGCCCGCGGCCGTCGCGATCTTCGCCGGCGACCACGGCGTGCACGCCCAGGGCGTGACCTCCTGGCCCCAGGAGGTCACCGGCCAGATGGTGGCCAACTTCCTGGCCGGCGGAGCCGTCTGCAACGCCTTCGCGAGTCAGGTCGGCGCCGAGGTCTGCGTCGTGGACGTCGGAGTCGCCACCGAACTCCCCGCCACCCCGGGCCTGTTGCCCCGTAAGGTGCGGCCCGGCACGGCGGACTTCACCACCGGCCCCGCGATGAGCCGCGAGGACGTCCTCGCGGCGATCGAGGTCGGCATCGAGACCGCCCGCGACCTCGTCGCCGCAGGCAACAAGGGCCTCCTCATCGGCGAGATGGGCATCGCCAACACCACGGCGTCGGCCGCCCTCATCTGCGTCTACACCGGCGCCGACCCCTCCGAGGTCACCGGCCGGGGCACCGGCATCAACGACGAGATGCACGCCCGCAAGGTCGACGTGGTGCGCCGCGCCCTGGAACTCCACCAGCCCGACCCGTCCGACCCGATCGGCGTGCTCGCGGCCGTCGGCGGACTGGAGCACGCGGCCATGGCCGGTTACCTCCTGGGCGGCGCCTCGCTGCGCACCCCGGTGATCCTGGACGGGGTGAGCGCCGGTGCCGCGGCCCTGGTCGCCCGCGCCATCGCCCCCGAGGCGCTGGCCGCCTGCATCGCGGGCCACCGCAGCGCCGAGCCCGGCCACGTCGCGGCGCTCAACAAGCTGGGCCTGCGCCCGCTGATCGACCTCGACCTCCGCCTCGGCGAGGGCACGGGCGCCCTGCTCGCGCTCCCGATCGTGCAGAGCGCCGCGCGCGCCATGCACGAGGTGGCGACGTTCGACTCGGCGGGCGTCACGGAGAAGTAG
- the cbiE gene encoding precorrin-6y C5,15-methyltransferase (decarboxylating) subunit CbiE, with product MADRVTVIGWDGSPLTRAATAALSAATLVAGAAHHLALAEVPRDAERIRLGSVDLAARRIAGHRGSAVVLADGDPGFFGVVRTLRAPEHGLEVEVVPAVSSVATAFARAGMPWDDAQVVVAHPRTLRRAVNVCRAHHKVAVLTSPGAGPAELALLLDGIHRTFVICEELGTTRERVTVLTSDKAADHAWRDPNVVIVVGSGPTTASAGWIGGRDPARPDGVRGWALPEHAYRRTGHGPAGDDRARTAESTEGESAGMRAAQLARLGPRTGDLVWDIGSGTGALAVEAARFGAAVIAVDRDPAACARATAAARSFGVAVQVVQGLAPHVLERLPEPDVVRIGGGGVPVALAVADRRPERIVTHASTRDQAEALVTALSGSGYTVECALLQSVDLDTSAWRERERSVAFLLCAVRSDLAP from the coding sequence GGACGGCTCACCGCTGACCAGAGCGGCCACGGCAGCGCTCTCCGCCGCCACACTCGTCGCCGGCGCCGCGCACCACCTCGCGCTCGCCGAAGTCCCCCGCGACGCCGAACGCATCCGCCTCGGCAGCGTGGACCTGGCCGCCCGGCGCATCGCCGGACACCGGGGGAGCGCCGTCGTCCTCGCCGACGGAGACCCCGGCTTCTTCGGTGTCGTGCGCACCCTGCGCGCACCCGAACACGGCCTGGAGGTCGAGGTCGTGCCCGCGGTCTCCTCCGTCGCCACCGCCTTCGCCCGCGCCGGGATGCCCTGGGACGACGCCCAGGTCGTCGTCGCCCACCCGAGGACCCTGCGACGGGCCGTCAACGTCTGCCGGGCCCACCACAAGGTCGCCGTCCTCACCTCGCCCGGCGCCGGCCCCGCCGAACTGGCCCTGCTGCTCGACGGCATCCACCGCACCTTCGTGATCTGCGAGGAACTCGGCACCACCCGCGAGCGCGTCACCGTCCTCACCTCCGACAAGGCCGCCGACCACGCCTGGCGCGACCCCAACGTCGTCATCGTCGTCGGCTCGGGCCCCACCACCGCGTCCGCCGGCTGGATCGGCGGCCGGGACCCCGCCCGCCCCGACGGTGTACGCGGCTGGGCCCTGCCCGAGCACGCCTACCGCCGGACCGGCCACGGCCCCGCCGGAGACGACCGGGCGCGTACGGCGGAGAGCACCGAGGGCGAGTCCGCCGGGATGCGCGCCGCCCAACTGGCCCGGCTCGGCCCGCGCACCGGCGACCTGGTCTGGGACATCGGCTCGGGCACCGGCGCGCTCGCCGTCGAAGCGGCCCGCTTCGGCGCGGCCGTCATCGCCGTCGACCGCGACCCCGCCGCCTGCGCCCGTGCGACGGCCGCCGCCCGCTCCTTCGGCGTGGCCGTCCAGGTCGTCCAGGGCCTCGCCCCGCACGTGCTCGAACGGCTTCCCGAACCCGATGTCGTACGCATCGGGGGCGGCGGCGTCCCCGTGGCCCTCGCCGTCGCCGACCGGCGCCCGGAGCGGATCGTCACCCACGCCTCCACCCGCGACCAGGCGGAGGCCCTCGTCACCGCGCTCTCGGGCAGCGGCTACACGGTGGAGTGCGCGCTCCTCCAGTCCGTGGACCTGGACACCTCGGCCTGGCGGGAACGCGAACGGTCCGTCGCGTTCCTGCTCTGCGCGGTGCGTTCGGACCTTGCCCCGTGA
- a CDS encoding TrmH family RNA methyltransferase — MAEIITVEDPDDPRLHDYTGLTDVELRRRREPEEGLFIAEGEKVIRRAGQAGYAMRSMLLTPKWTEVMRDVIEAAESPVYVVTPELAEQVTGYHVHRGALASMRREPLPDAAGLLAGARRVAVFEDIVDHANIGAAFRNAAALGVDTVLLTPRCADPFYRRAVKVSMGGVFQVPWTRLESWPADVGVLHSAGFTVAALCLSERAITLDELAARKDERLALVFGTEGAGLTPKTLAAVDDHVRIPMDAGVDSLNVAAASAVAFYATRPRPA, encoded by the coding sequence GTGGCAGAGATCATCACCGTCGAGGACCCCGACGACCCGCGCCTGCACGACTACACGGGCCTCACCGACGTCGAACTGCGCCGCAGGCGCGAACCCGAGGAGGGCCTCTTCATCGCCGAGGGCGAGAAGGTGATCCGCCGCGCCGGGCAGGCCGGGTACGCGATGCGCTCCATGCTGCTCACGCCCAAGTGGACCGAGGTGATGCGCGACGTCATCGAGGCGGCCGAGTCCCCGGTGTACGTGGTCACTCCCGAGCTCGCCGAGCAGGTCACCGGCTACCACGTGCACCGCGGCGCGCTCGCCTCCATGCGGCGCGAACCACTGCCCGACGCGGCCGGGCTGCTGGCCGGTGCCCGCAGGGTCGCCGTCTTCGAGGACATCGTCGACCACGCCAACATCGGCGCCGCCTTCCGCAACGCGGCGGCGCTCGGCGTCGACACCGTGCTGCTCACCCCGCGCTGCGCCGACCCCTTCTACCGGCGGGCGGTGAAGGTCTCCATGGGCGGCGTCTTCCAGGTGCCGTGGACCCGGCTGGAATCCTGGCCCGCGGACGTCGGGGTACTGCACTCCGCCGGCTTCACGGTCGCCGCACTCTGCCTCAGCGAACGGGCCATCACCCTCGACGAGCTCGCCGCGCGGAAGGACGAGCGGCTCGCCCTCGTCTTCGGTACGGAAGGGGCGGGCCTCACCCCGAAGACCCTCGCCGCCGTCGACGACCACGTCCGCATCCCGATGGACGCCGGAGTCGACTCGCTCAACGTGGCCGCCGCCTCCGCCGTCGCGTTCTACGCCACCCGCCCGCGCCCGGCCTGA
- a CDS encoding serine/threonine-protein kinase, translating into MAMMRLRREDPRLVGSFRLHRRLGAGGMGVVYLGSDRRGQRVALKVIRPDLAEDQEFRSRFAREVSAARRIRGGCTARLVAADLDAERPWFATQYVPGPSLHDKVAEEGPLSASEVASIGAALSEGLVAVHEAGVVHRDLKPSNILLSPKGPRIIDFGIAWATGASTLTHVGTAVGSPGFLAPEQVRGAAVTPATDVFSLGATLAYAATADSPFGHGSSEVMLYRVVHEEPHLAEVHDALAPLVRACLAKDPEERPSTLQLSMRLKEIAAREAQGLHESRPPVQRSAHEADRPTGRLDGPYTEQQTRRHEGPSTGRSPQVRRPSPSSASGPSGSPGASGSTSSASVSASRPGSGASRPAGARPRPARGAVQPGRRPSPTNGTNGRPGTRPGARPTGTGRRPANPRLLRQRLFVFVVVTLLVALGIAAAQGCQGPARGLGGSPARQPGAHSPSDGQPGDRSVTPPGGLAS; encoded by the coding sequence ATGGCGATGATGCGGCTCCGGCGCGAGGACCCGCGTCTCGTCGGCTCGTTCCGGCTGCACCGGCGGCTCGGGGCCGGCGGGATGGGTGTCGTCTATCTGGGTTCGGACCGGCGGGGGCAGCGGGTCGCCCTGAAGGTGATCCGCCCCGACCTGGCGGAGGATCAGGAGTTCCGGTCCCGGTTCGCGCGCGAGGTGTCCGCCGCGCGGCGCATCCGGGGCGGCTGCACCGCCCGGCTCGTGGCCGCCGACCTGGACGCCGAACGGCCGTGGTTCGCCACGCAGTACGTGCCCGGCCCCTCGCTGCACGACAAGGTCGCCGAGGAGGGTCCGCTCTCCGCCTCGGAGGTCGCCTCGATCGGGGCCGCGCTCTCCGAGGGACTGGTCGCGGTCCACGAGGCCGGGGTGGTGCACCGGGACCTCAAGCCGTCGAACATCCTCCTCTCCCCCAAGGGTCCCCGGATCATCGACTTCGGCATCGCGTGGGCGACCGGGGCGAGCACGCTCACCCATGTCGGTACGGCGGTCGGGTCGCCCGGGTTCCTCGCGCCGGAGCAGGTGCGCGGCGCGGCGGTGACGCCCGCGACGGACGTCTTCTCGCTGGGCGCCACCCTCGCGTACGCGGCGACGGCGGACTCCCCCTTCGGGCACGGCAGTTCCGAGGTGATGCTGTACCGGGTGGTGCACGAGGAGCCGCACCTGGCCGAGGTGCACGACGCGCTCGCTCCGCTGGTGCGGGCCTGTCTGGCGAAGGACCCGGAGGAGCGGCCGAGCACCCTGCAGCTGTCGATGCGGCTCAAGGAGATCGCGGCGCGCGAGGCGCAGGGGCTGCACGAGAGCCGTCCGCCCGTCCAGCGTTCCGCGCACGAGGCCGACCGGCCCACCGGCCGGCTCGACGGCCCGTACACCGAGCAGCAGACGCGCAGGCACGAGGGCCCGTCCACGGGCCGTTCGCCGCAGGTCCGCCGTCCCTCGCCGTCCTCCGCGTCCGGCCCGTCCGGTTCGCCGGGGGCGTCCGGCTCGACGTCCTCGGCGTCGGTGTCCGCCTCGCGGCCCGGTTCGGGGGCGTCCCGGCCGGCCGGCGCCCGGCCCCGGCCGGCGCGCGGTGCGGTCCAGCCGGGCCGCAGGCCGAGCCCGACCAACGGTACGAACGGCAGGCCGGGCACCCGTCCCGGGGCGAGGCCGACCGGGACCGGGCGGCGTCCGGCGAACCCCCGGTTGCTGCGGCAGCGCCTCTTCGTCTTCGTGGTGGTGACGCTGCTGGTGGCGCTCGGTATCGCGGCCGCGCAGGGCTGCCAGGGACCGGCGCGCGGGCTCGGCGGTTCGCCCGCGCGGCAGCCCGGCGCGCACTCCCCGTCGGACGGACAGCCGGGCGACCGGTCCGTGACGCCGCCGGGCGGCCTCGCCTCCTGA
- the cobA gene encoding uroporphyrinogen-III C-methyltransferase has product MAEHVDHPAYPVGLRLHGRRVVVVGGGQVAQRRLPALIAAGADITLVSPSATPSVEAMADAGEIRWERRRYADGDLADTWYALVASSDPAANAAASAEAERTRTWCVRSDDAEAATAWTPATGRSENVTVAVLTTTSKGRDPRHSAAVRDAIVEGLRDGTLAAAHHRTRAPGVWLVGGGPGDPDLITVRGRRLLAEADVVIADRLGPRDLLDELPPHVEVIDAAKIPYGRFMAQEAINRALIDHAKAGKAVVRLKGGDPFVFGRGMEEAQALAAEGIPCTVVPGISSSISVPGAAGIPVTHRGVAHEFTVVSGHVAPEDPRSLVDWEALARLRGTLVLLMAVDKIGAIAKALIAHGKDPATPVALVQEGTTAAQRRVDATLATVGERAAAEDVRPPAVIVIGEVVAVGPDAPGRV; this is encoded by the coding sequence ATGGCCGAGCACGTCGATCACCCCGCGTACCCCGTCGGACTGCGCCTGCACGGGCGCCGCGTCGTCGTCGTCGGCGGCGGCCAGGTCGCGCAGCGCCGCCTCCCCGCGCTCATCGCGGCCGGGGCCGACATCACCCTCGTCTCGCCGTCCGCCACCCCGTCCGTCGAGGCGATGGCCGACGCCGGCGAGATCCGCTGGGAACGCCGCCGGTACGCGGACGGCGACCTCGCCGACACCTGGTACGCGCTCGTCGCGAGCAGCGACCCCGCGGCCAACGCCGCCGCATCCGCGGAAGCCGAGCGCACCCGCACCTGGTGCGTCCGCAGCGACGACGCCGAGGCGGCCACCGCCTGGACCCCCGCCACCGGCCGCAGCGAGAACGTCACGGTCGCCGTGCTCACCACCACATCCAAGGGCCGCGACCCCCGCCACTCCGCCGCCGTGCGCGACGCCATCGTCGAGGGACTCCGCGACGGCACCCTCGCCGCCGCGCACCACCGCACCCGCGCCCCCGGCGTCTGGCTCGTCGGCGGCGGACCCGGCGACCCCGACCTGATCACCGTGCGGGGCCGCCGCCTGCTCGCCGAGGCCGACGTGGTCATCGCCGACCGGCTGGGCCCCCGCGACCTCCTCGACGAACTGCCCCCGCACGTCGAGGTCATCGACGCCGCGAAGATCCCTTACGGCCGCTTCATGGCCCAGGAGGCGATCAACCGGGCGCTCATAGACCACGCGAAGGCGGGCAAGGCCGTCGTCCGGCTCAAGGGCGGCGACCCGTTCGTCTTCGGCCGCGGCATGGAGGAGGCCCAGGCGCTCGCCGCCGAGGGCATCCCCTGCACCGTCGTCCCCGGCATCTCCAGCTCCATCTCCGTGCCCGGCGCCGCCGGAATCCCCGTCACCCACCGGGGCGTCGCCCACGAGTTCACCGTCGTCAGCGGGCACGTCGCCCCCGAGGACCCCCGCTCGCTCGTCGACTGGGAGGCCCTCGCCCGCCTCCGCGGCACCCTCGTCCTCCTCATGGCCGTCGACAAGATCGGCGCCATCGCGAAGGCCCTGATCGCCCACGGCAAGGACCCCGCGACGCCGGTCGCCCTCGTCCAGGAGGGCACCACCGCCGCGCAGCGGCGCGTCGACGCGACCCTCGCCACCGTCGGCGAGCGGGCCGCGGCCGAGGACGTACGCCCGCCCGCCGTCATCGTCATCGGCGAGGTCGTCGCCGTCGGCCCCGACGCCCCGGGCCGTGTCTGA